In Pedobacter sp. W3I1, one DNA window encodes the following:
- a CDS encoding DUF177 domain-containing protein, with amino-acid sequence MNPLKQFSLPFTGLKLGTHQFDYELDDAFFNAFEYSLIKSGNLKVGLELEKQETMMLLKFKVIGIVNLDCDKCLSEFSLPVNLYERQIVKFAEAEMESDDEEIISLSRKDTEIDISGPLYEMINVAVPYIKNCEQAGKDCDQEMIDRLNQLSIQKQAEENEQTSDPRWEALNKLKK; translated from the coding sequence ATTAAAATTGGGAACCCATCAGTTTGATTATGAGCTTGATGATGCCTTTTTTAACGCATTCGAGTACTCGTTAATTAAAAGCGGAAATTTAAAGGTAGGCCTGGAACTTGAGAAACAAGAGACCATGATGCTTCTAAAATTCAAAGTTATTGGTATAGTTAATTTAGATTGCGATAAATGTTTATCTGAGTTTTCATTACCAGTAAACCTGTACGAACGTCAGATCGTAAAATTTGCAGAAGCCGAAATGGAAAGCGATGATGAAGAAATTATCTCGCTCAGCCGTAAAGATACCGAGATTGATATATCGGGTCCTTTATACGAAATGATTAACGTAGCGGTACCTTATATCAAAAACTGCGAGCAGGCAGGTAAAGATTGTGATCAGGAAATGATTGATCGCTTAAATCAGTTATCTATCCAGAAGCAGGCTGAAGAAAATGAACAAACAAGCGACCCACGTTGGGAAGCCCTTAATAAGTTAAAAAAATAA